Proteins encoded within one genomic window of Mya arenaria isolate MELC-2E11 chromosome 13, ASM2691426v1:
- the LOC128214518 gene encoding keratin-associated protein 19-2-like, with amino-acid sequence MQVTGLILVVILGLVAVQAIQQGSYYSGGYGRRLSGYSTGYGSLNGGYRSLYGGLGRGYGSHLGRYGSRYGVYGSLYGSGYGSQYGGYGQGSLYSGYGSLYGGYGQGSLNGGYGSQYGGYGQGSLYSGYGSSHGGYGHGSLYSGYGSRYGGYGLGSLYSGYGRRHGVYGHKSIHSRYGSRYGGYGQYGHGSNSMYGRHGVYGSHYGGSGSYGHRSYGY; translated from the exons ATGCAGGTCACAGGTCTTATTCTTGTCGTTATCCTGGGTCTGGTAGCCGTGCAGGCCATCCAACAAGGATCATATTATAGTGGAGGATACGGTAGAAGACTTAGTGGATACAGTACCGGATACGGATCACTCAATGGGGGATACAGATCACTTTATGGTGGATTAGGTAGAGGATATGGTTCCCATTTGGGGAGATATGGATCACGGTATGGTGTATATGGATCACTTTATGGTAGTGGATATGGATCTCAGTATGGTGGATATGGACAAGGGTCGCTTTACAGTGGATACGGAAGTCTCTATGGAGGATACGGACAAGGGTCGCTTAATGGTGGATACGGAAGTCAATATGGAGGATACGGACAAGGGTCGCTTTACAGTGGATACGGAAGTAGTCATGGTGGATACGGACACGGATCACTTTACAGTGGATACGGAAGTCGGTATGGAGGATACGGACTAGGATCGCTTTACAGTGGATACGGAAGACGGCATGGAGTGTACGGACACAAATCAATTCACAGTAGATACGGAAGCCGTTATGGTGGATACGGACAATACGGTCACGGAAGTAACTCAATGTATGGTCGCCATGGCGTTTATGGATCTCATTATGGCGGTTCTGGTTCATATGGACACCGATCAT ATGGCTATTAA
- the LOC128215318 gene encoding neuropeptide-like protein 31, with the protein MVKALCVLLIAIVGLSAVQGFIRGYGYGGLYGGYGNGGLYGGYGYGRMYGGYGYPGMYGRGYGGLYGGYGNTGMYGGYGYPGMYGGHYGMQYHRYPSFGYGFAMRHFGKGKKGYY; encoded by the exons ATGGTCAAGGCGTTATGTGTCCTCCTCATTGCTATCGTCGGCCTGTCCGCCGTCCAGGGCTTCATTAGAGGGTACGGATATGGGGGGTTATACGGCGGCTACGGTAATGGAGGGTTGTACGGCGGCTACGGGTACGGGCGAATGTACGGTGGCTATGGATACCCTGGCATGTACGGACGTGGCTATGGCGGTTTGTACGGTGGTTACGGTAACACAGGAATGTACGGTGGCTATGGATACCCTGGCATGTATGGAGGTCACTACGGAATGCAATATCACCGATACCCTAGCTTTGGGTACGGATTTGCAATGAGGCACTTTGGAAAGG GAAAGAAAGGCTACTACTAA